A window of the Zeugodacus cucurbitae isolate PBARC_wt_2022May chromosome 4, idZeuCucr1.2, whole genome shotgun sequence genome harbors these coding sequences:
- the LOC105215716 gene encoding mucolipin-3 → MQSYGGATASAAPQQLPIQEQPQPNLYDATLRNSNVDQQLDHVTGAAGGVSRGENSSGENSRCESDDEYHRNQPRSTAATVGGINIENERPNVFAPSTTQYGGAEQNGSEQPSGSNNAEGASPMAAYNEERMRRKLQFFFMNPIEKWHARRKFPYKFVVQVVKIILVTMQLCLFAHSRYNHINYTWDNRIAFSHLFLRGWDSSREVESYPPSVGPFALYEKSDFYDTIDYAVRGYANISRSIGPYDYPTENNEMAPLHLCLYNYREGTIFGFNESYIFNPDITEFCLYLPPNVTTIGVQAYLKQNGVEVSFSSLVKASLVFAIKTVNFKAYGGPLSAPDCFKFDVTIFFDNRDHDGQMLLSLDADAQRLRCRGDVEFISSAEFDAALRSMLNILVLLVCLLSFALCSRALYRAYLLRCQTVRFFRMQFNKELSFEGRMEFVNFWYVMIIINDLLLIIGSSLKEQIERKFLVVDQWDTCSLFLGVGNLLVWFGVLRYLGFFKTYNVVILTLKRAAPKILRFLLAALLIYAGFTFCGWLILGPYHMKFRSLATTSECLFSLINGDDMFATFATLSSKADWLWWFCQIYLYSFISLYIYVVLSLFISVIMDAYDTIKCYYRDGFPISDLKAFVGTRTEEDLTSGVFMNSMDDFDGNGVLEVLRQVCCCGRCRVGGGSAGGSNGASGYTSLTSIIK, encoded by the exons ATGCAGAGTTACGGTGGAGCAACAGCGTCAGCTGCTCCCCAACAACTACCCATACAAGAACAGCCCCAACCAAATCTCTATGACGCAACGCTGCGTAACAGCAACGTAGATCAGCAGCTAGACCATGTTACAGGCGCTGCTGGTGGAGTGAGTAGGGGTGAAAATAGCAGCGGTGAAAATTCGCGTTGTGAAAGTGATGATGAATATCACAGAAATCAGCCAAGGTCAACGGCGGCGACAGTTGGTGGCATAAATATCGAAAATGAGCGACCAAATGTTTTCGCGCCTTCCACAACACAATACGGTGGTGCTGAACAGAATGGCAGTGAACAACCTTCAGGCTCCAACAACGCGGAAGGTGCTTCGCCAATGGCCGCTTACAACGAGGAGAGAATGCGTAGAAAATTGCAATTCTTTTTCATGAATCCGATCGAGAAGTGGCATGCACGTCGCAAGTTCCCGTACAAATTCGTAGTACAG GTGGTGAAGATCATCTTGGTGACGATGCAGCTGTGTCTGTTCGCGCATTCGCGCTACAATCACATCAACTACACCTGGGATAATCGCATCGCCTTCTCGCATCTCTTTCTGCGCGGTTGGGACTCTTCGCGCGAAGTGGAGTCCTATCCACCGTCGGTGGGTCCGTTCGCGTTGTATGAGAAATCCGATTTCTATGACACCATTGACTATGCGGTGCGCGGTTATGCCAATATCAGTCGCTCCATCGGCCCGTACGATTATCCGACCGAAAACAATGAGATGGCGCCGCTGCATCTCTGCCTCTACAACTACCGTGAGGGCACCATATTCGGCTTCAATGAGTCGTACATCTTCAATCCCGACATAACCGAGTTCTGTTTGTACTTGCCGCCGAATGTGACGACGATCGGCGTGCAGGCCTACCTCAAGCAGAACGGCGTTGAGGTGAGCTTTTCGTCGCTGGTGAAAGCGTCGCTGGTGTTTGCCATTAAAACGGTGAATTTCAAGGCGTATGGTGGTCCGCTGTCGGCGCCCGATTGTTTCAAGTTCGACGTGACGATTTTCTTCGACAATCGCGATCACGATGGCCAAATGTTGCTGTCGCTCGATGCGGATGCGCAGCGTTTGCGCTGCAGAGGTGATGTTGAATTCATTTCGAGCGCGGAATTCGATGCGGCCTTGCGTAGCATGTTGAATATACTGGTGTTGTTGGTGTGCCTGCTGTCGTTCGCGCTGTGCTCGCGTGCGCTCTATCGGGCCTATTTGCTGCGCTGCCAGACGGTGAGATTTTTCCGCATGCAGTTCAACAAGGAGCTGAGCTTCGAGGGGCGCATGGAGTTTGTAAACTTTTG GTATGTGATGATCATTATCAACGATTTGCTGCTCATAATCGGTTCGTCACTGAAAGAGCAGATCGAACGGAAATTCCTTGTCGTTGATCAGTGGGACACCTGTTCGCTCTTTCTGGGCGTGGGCAATCTACTTGTGTGGTTCGGCGTGTTGCGCTACCTGGGCTTCTTCAAGACCTACAACGTGGTCATACTGACGTTGAAGCGTGCCGCGCCCAAGATACTGCGCTTCCTACTCGCAGCGCTGCTCATCTACGCCGGCTTCACCTTCTGCGGCTGGCTTATACTCGGTCCATACCACATGAAGTTCCGTTCGCTTGCCACAACCTCGGAGTGTCTGTTCTCGTTAATTAACGGTGACGATATGTTCGCCACCTTCGCTACGCTCTCGTCCAAGGCCGATTGGCTGTGGTGGTTCTGTCAAATCTACCTGTACTCCTTCATCTCGCTGTACATCTACGTCGTGCTGTCGCTGTTCATCTCGGTCATCATGGATGCCTACGATACGATCAAGTGTTATTATCGTGATGGTTTCCCGATATCGGATCTGAAGGCGTTCGTGGGCACGCGCACCGAGGAGGACCTCACATCAGGTGTGTTCATGAATAGCATGGATGACTTTGATGGCAACGGTGTGCTGGAAGTGCTACGCCAAGTCTGTTGTTGCGGCCGTTGTCGGGTGGGTGGCGGCAGTGCTGGTGGCAGCAACGGCGCCTCAGGGTACACCAGTTTAACGAGTATTATCAAGTGA